A genomic region of Mycobacterium senriense contains the following coding sequences:
- a CDS encoding potassium channel family protein: protein MGNGRSRKLRGLDETLTAQRGHQLIGVVRIPEEHASPIRVIIRRLAVALVVLFAAAVIVYLDRNGYRDVRNQPLTFLDCVYFSAVSLSTTGYGDITPYTETARLVHTLIFTALRIAFLAVLVGTTLEVLSERSRQGWKIQRWRSRVRNHTIVIGYGTKGKTAVAAILGDETVRTDVVVVDTDRSTLEHAESAGLVTLHGDATKADVLRLAGAQHAASIIVATSRDDTSVLVTLTARELAPHAKIVASIRETENQHLLQQSGADSVVVSSATAGRLLGLATTTPSVVEMIEDLLTPDVGLAIAEREVEQTEVGGSPRHLRDIVLGVVRDGHLLRIGDPEVDAIEASDRLLYIRNADH, encoded by the coding sequence GTGGGCAACGGTAGGTCCCGAAAGCTGCGCGGTCTGGACGAAACCCTGACGGCTCAGCGCGGCCACCAGCTGATCGGCGTGGTGCGCATCCCCGAGGAGCACGCGAGCCCCATCCGCGTCATAATCCGGCGCCTGGCCGTCGCGCTGGTGGTGCTGTTTGCCGCGGCCGTCATCGTCTACCTGGATCGCAACGGCTACCGCGACGTGCGCAACCAACCGCTGACCTTTTTGGACTGCGTGTACTTCTCCGCGGTGTCCCTGTCGACCACCGGCTACGGCGACATCACGCCGTACACCGAAACCGCGCGTCTGGTGCACACCCTGATCTTCACCGCGCTGCGGATCGCCTTCCTGGCCGTGTTGGTCGGCACCACGCTCGAAGTGCTCTCCGAGCGGTCTCGCCAAGGGTGGAAGATTCAGCGTTGGAGGAGCAGAGTGCGCAACCACACCATCGTGATCGGCTACGGCACCAAGGGGAAGACCGCGGTCGCGGCCATCCTCGGTGACGAGACCGTGCGGACGGACGTCGTCGTCGTCGACACCGATCGCAGCACGCTCGAGCACGCCGAAAGCGCCGGCCTGGTCACCCTGCACGGTGACGCCACCAAGGCTGATGTGCTGCGGCTGGCCGGCGCCCAGCATGCGGCCTCCATCATCGTCGCCACCAGCCGCGACGACACTTCGGTGCTGGTGACGCTGACCGCGCGCGAACTCGCGCCCCACGCCAAGATCGTCGCCTCGATCCGGGAGACCGAGAACCAGCACCTGCTGCAGCAGTCGGGCGCGGACTCGGTGGTGGTGTCCTCGGCCACCGCGGGCCGGCTCCTCGGGCTGGCCACCACCACGCCCAGCGTCGTGGAGATGATCGAGGATCTGCTGACACCCGACGTCGGGCTAGCCATCGCCGAGCGTGAGGTGGAGCAGACCGAGGTCGGCGGATCGCCGCGGCACCTGCGCGACATCGTGCTGGGTGTGGTGCGCGACGGCCATCTGCTGCGCATCGGCGACCCGGAAGTGGATGCCATCGAGGCCAGCGACCGGCTGCTCTACATCCGAAACGCCGACCACTGA
- a CDS encoding ATP-dependent helicase, with product MTPRARYSPAELAGALGLYPPTDEQAAVIAAPPGPLVVIAGAGAGKTETMAARVVWLVANGYAEPGQVLGLTFTRKAAGQLLRRVRSRLARLAGVGLGAPGAVVDTEGAPTVSTYHAFAGSLLRDYGLLLPVEPDTRLLSETELWQLAFDVVNGYPGELRTDKTPAAITSMVLRLWGQLAEHLVDTGQLRDTHLELERLIHCLPAGPYQRDRGPSQWLLRLAATQSERAELVPLLDALNDRMRAAKVMDFGMQMASAARLAATFPQVGEDLRARYRVVLLDEYQDTGHAQRIALAALFGGGVDDGLALTAVGDPIQSIYGWRGASATNLPRFTTDFPRSDGTAAPVLELRTSWRNPPRTLRVANAVSAEARRRSVAVHALRPRPDAPPGTVRCALLPDVTAEREWIADHLDARYRQARDEGIGPPTAAVLVRRNADAAPVADALRARGIPVEVVGLAGLLAIPEVAEVVAMLRLVADPTAGAAAMRVLTGSRWRLGARDLAALWQRARALGGVMQPAEASSPESIASAAGPDADTVCLADAIADPGAAGAYSAAGYQRITALAGELSALRAHLGHPLGDLVAEVRRVLGIDCEVRAAAGVGAGWAGAEHLDAFADVVAGYAERTGAATAPPDGSAATSVTGLLAFLDVAESVENGLAPAPLAVARDRVQVLTVHSAKGLEWQVVAVAHLSGGTFPSTASKSTWLTDAAELPPLLRGDRAAAGALGIPVMDTSDVTNRKQLSDKISEHRRQLEQRRIDEERRLLYVAITRAEDTLLVSGHHWAATGIKPRGPSDFLCEIKAVIDDSAAAGDPCGTVEHWAPDPADGERNPLRDNVVEAVWPPDPLATRRDDVEHGAALVARALRPDATEAYVDVDGWAADVDALLAERARLVRPPAAVLPGQLSVSSLVGLARDPAGTAQRLRHRLPSRPEPHALLGNAFHAWVQKFYGAECLFELGDLPGAADSDVGDTAELAALQEAFTESPWAARTPVAIEVPFEMPICDTLVRGRIDAVFVDPDGGTTVVDWKTGEPPHGAEAMRQAAVQLAVYRAAWAALAGIPESSVRTAFHYVRARTTVIPEELPSAAEVAGLLTDPSGDHRARA from the coding sequence ATGACCCCGCGGGCGCGCTACAGCCCCGCCGAATTGGCCGGCGCGCTAGGGCTTTACCCGCCGACCGACGAGCAGGCCGCCGTCATCGCCGCGCCGCCCGGCCCGCTGGTGGTGATCGCCGGCGCCGGCGCCGGCAAGACCGAGACCATGGCGGCGCGGGTGGTGTGGCTGGTCGCCAACGGCTACGCCGAACCCGGTCAGGTGCTGGGTTTGACGTTCACCCGCAAGGCCGCCGGCCAGCTGCTGCGCCGGGTGCGGTCACGACTGGCCCGGCTGGCCGGCGTCGGCCTGGGTGCGCCGGGCGCGGTCGTCGACACCGAGGGTGCTCCGACGGTCAGCACCTACCACGCCTTCGCGGGCTCGCTGCTGCGCGACTACGGGCTGCTGCTGCCCGTCGAGCCCGACACCCGGCTGCTCAGCGAAACCGAGTTGTGGCAGCTGGCTTTCGACGTGGTGAACGGCTATCCAGGCGAACTGCGGACCGACAAGACCCCGGCGGCCATCACCTCGATGGTGCTGCGGCTATGGGGACAGCTGGCCGAACACCTGGTGGACACCGGCCAGCTGCGCGACACCCATCTGGAGCTGGAGCGGCTGATCCACTGCCTGCCCGCGGGCCCCTACCAACGGGACCGCGGCCCCAGCCAATGGCTGCTACGGCTGGCGGCCACCCAGTCCGAACGCGCCGAACTGGTGCCACTGCTGGACGCGCTCAATGATCGCATGCGCGCCGCGAAGGTGATGGACTTCGGGATGCAGATGGCCTCGGCGGCCAGGCTGGCGGCGACATTCCCGCAAGTCGGCGAGGACCTGCGCGCCCGCTATCGGGTGGTGCTGCTCGACGAGTACCAGGACACCGGCCACGCCCAACGCATCGCGCTCGCAGCACTATTCGGCGGCGGGGTCGACGACGGGCTGGCGCTCACCGCTGTCGGCGACCCCATTCAGTCGATCTACGGCTGGCGCGGCGCCTCGGCGACCAACCTGCCGCGGTTCACCACCGACTTCCCCCGCTCCGATGGCACCGCAGCGCCGGTCCTGGAGTTGCGGACCAGCTGGCGCAATCCGCCCCGCACGCTGCGGGTGGCCAACGCGGTGTCGGCGGAGGCGCGGCGGCGATCGGTGGCCGTGCACGCGCTGCGCCCGCGCCCGGACGCCCCGCCCGGCACCGTGCGCTGCGCATTGCTGCCCGATGTGACGGCCGAGCGCGAGTGGATCGCCGATCACCTCGACGCGCGGTACCGGCAGGCCCGCGACGAGGGCATCGGCCCGCCGACGGCCGCGGTTCTGGTGCGCCGCAACGCCGATGCGGCCCCCGTCGCCGACGCGCTGCGCGCCCGCGGCATCCCCGTCGAGGTCGTAGGGCTGGCCGGGCTGCTGGCCATCCCCGAGGTCGCCGAGGTGGTGGCCATGCTGCGGCTGGTCGCCGATCCGACGGCCGGCGCGGCGGCGATGCGGGTGCTCACCGGTTCACGCTGGCGCCTGGGCGCCCGCGACCTCGCGGCGCTCTGGCAGCGGGCGCGGGCGCTCGGCGGGGTGATGCAGCCCGCCGAAGCGTCCTCGCCCGAGTCGATTGCGAGCGCGGCCGGCCCTGACGCGGACACCGTGTGCCTGGCCGACGCGATCGCCGATCCCGGTGCGGCCGGGGCGTATTCGGCTGCGGGATACCAGCGCATCACCGCACTGGCCGGCGAACTGAGCGCGTTGCGCGCGCACCTCGGACATCCGCTCGGCGACTTGGTCGCCGAGGTGCGCCGGGTGCTGGGCATCGACTGCGAAGTCCGGGCCGCGGCGGGGGTCGGGGCCGGCTGGGCCGGCGCCGAGCACCTGGATGCGTTCGCCGACGTGGTGGCCGGGTACGCCGAACGCACCGGCGCCGCGACCGCGCCGCCGGACGGGTCGGCGGCCACCTCGGTGACCGGGCTGCTGGCATTTCTGGACGTCGCCGAGTCGGTCGAGAACGGTTTGGCGCCCGCACCATTGGCGGTCGCCCGCGATCGCGTGCAGGTGCTCACCGTGCACTCCGCGAAGGGGCTGGAATGGCAGGTCGTCGCGGTGGCCCACCTGTCCGGCGGCACCTTCCCGTCGACGGCGTCGAAGAGCACCTGGCTCACCGACGCCGCCGAGCTGCCGCCGCTGTTGCGCGGCGACCGCGCCGCCGCGGGCGCGCTGGGCATCCCGGTGATGGACACCTCGGACGTCACCAATCGAAAGCAGCTGTCGGACAAGATCTCCGAGCATCGCCGCCAGCTCGAGCAGCGCCGCATCGACGAGGAGCGCCGGTTGCTGTATGTCGCCATCACCCGGGCCGAGGACACGTTGCTGGTGTCCGGGCACCACTGGGCGGCCACCGGCATCAAGCCGCGCGGCCCCTCGGACTTCCTGTGCGAGATCAAGGCGGTCATCGACGATTCGGCCGCGGCCGGCGACCCCTGCGGAACGGTGGAGCATTGGGCCCCGGACCCCGCCGACGGCGAGCGAAACCCGCTGCGCGACAACGTCGTCGAAGCGGTGTGGCCGCCCGACCCGCTGGCGACGCGGCGCGACGATGTCGAGCACGGCGCCGCGCTGGTAGCGCGGGCGTTGCGGCCCGATGCGACCGAGGCGTACGTCGATGTGGACGGCTGGGCCGCCGACGTCGACGCACTGTTGGCCGAGCGCGCCCGGCTGGTGCGGCCGCCGGCCGCCGTCCTGCCGGGCCAGTTGTCGGTCAGCTCGTTGGTCGGTCTGGCGCGCGACCCGGCGGGCACCGCGCAGCGGCTCAGGCACCGATTGCCGTCGCGGCCGGAGCCGCATGCGTTGCTGGGCAATGCTTTTCACGCGTGGGTCCAGAAATTCTACGGCGCCGAGTGTCTGTTCGAGCTCGGCGACCTGCCGGGCGCGGCGGACTCCGACGTCGGCGACACCGCGGAACTGGCCGCGTTGCAAGAGGCATTCACCGAGTCGCCTTGGGCCGCAAGAACTCCGGTGGCCATCGAGGTGCCGTTCGAGATGCCGATCTGCGACACGCTGGTGCGCGGACGCATCGACGCGGTCTTCGTCGATCCCGACGGCGGTACCACCGTGGTGGACTGGAAAACCGGCGAACCACCGCACGGGGCGGAAGCGATGCGGCAGGCCGCGGTCCAGCTCGCCGTGTACCGCGCGGCCTGGGCCGCGTTGGCGGGCATCCCGGAATCCTCGGTGCGCACCGCCTTCCATTACGTGCGCGCCCGCACCACCGTGATCCCCGAGGAACTGCCGAGCGCCGCCGAGGTCGCCGGGCTCCTGACGGATCCGTCCGGCGACCATCGCGCCCGGGCGTGA
- the mrx1 gene encoding mycoredoxin Mrx1, with translation MTSAPLTVYTTSWCGYCHRLMTVLKSNGIAYEAVDIEHDAAAADFVSSVNGGNRTVPTVKFADGSTLTNPSAAEVKAKLAEAGN, from the coding sequence ATGACCTCTGCCCCGCTCACGGTCTACACCACGTCCTGGTGTGGCTACTGCCATCGGCTCATGACCGTGCTCAAGTCCAACGGCATCGCCTACGAGGCGGTCGACATCGAGCACGACGCGGCGGCCGCTGATTTCGTCAGCTCGGTCAACGGCGGCAACAGGACGGTTCCGACGGTGAAATTCGCCGACGGGTCGACGCTGACCAATCCGAGCGCCGCCGAGGTGAAGGCGAAGCTGGCCGAGGCCGGCAACTAA
- a CDS encoding WhiB family transcriptional regulator — protein sequence MSASTVPRHGLPCHVGDPDLWFADTPADLERAKTLCTGCPVRRQCLAAALERAEPWGVWGGEIIDRGSVLSFKRPRGRPRKGQRQDGAAA from the coding sequence ATGTCGGCATCGACAGTTCCCAGACACGGCCTGCCGTGTCACGTCGGCGATCCCGACCTGTGGTTCGCCGACACCCCGGCCGATCTTGAGCGGGCCAAGACGCTCTGCACGGGCTGCCCGGTCCGGCGTCAGTGCCTGGCGGCCGCGTTGGAACGCGCCGAACCATGGGGTGTCTGGGGCGGTGAGATCATCGACCGCGGTTCGGTGCTGAGCTTCAAACGGCCCCGCGGCCGTCCCCGCAAGGGGCAGCGGCAAGACGGGGCCGCCGCCTAA
- a CDS encoding ATP-dependent DNA helicase UvrD2 translates to MPTVADPLTAGLDDEQREAVLAPRGPVCVLAGAGTGKTRTITHRIAQLIAGGHVAAGQVLAVTFTQRAAGEMRSRLRMIDAAAGTDTTVGAVSALTFHAAAHRQLRYFWPRVVGDTGWQLLDSKFAVVARAASRARINASTDDVRDLAGEIEWAKASLIGPEEYPAAVAAAARDIPLDAARVATVYTAYEALKARGDNLTLLDFDDLLLHTAAAIENDPAVAEEFRDRYRCFVVDEYQDVTPLQQRVLAAWLGDRDDLTVVGDANQTIYSFTGASPRFLLDFSRRFPDATVVRLERDYRSTPQVVSLANQVIAAARGRVAGSKLHLVGQRAPGPAPSFHEHPDEPAEAAAVAASIKRLIESGTPPSEIAVLYRVNAQSEIYEEALTDAGIAYQVRGGEGFFNRQEIKQALLALHRAAERGAEGPLPDVVRAILEPLGLTAEEPVGTRARERWEALTALAELVDDEVAQRPQLELPGLVAELRTRADSRHPPVVQGVALASLHAAKGLEWDAVFLVGLADGTLPISHALAHGAESEAVEEERRLLYVGITRARIHLELSWALARRPGGRQGRKPSRFLNGIAPQARADAAPNKSRRNRGTATRCRICNNNLTTPAAIMLRRCETCAGDIDEDLLVRLKAWRLDIAKEQKVPAYVVFTDNTLIAIAELRPGDEDALIAIPGIGARKLEQYGPDVLELVRGR, encoded by the coding sequence ATGCCGACGGTCGCCGATCCTTTGACAGCCGGGCTGGACGACGAGCAGCGCGAGGCCGTGCTGGCTCCCCGCGGCCCGGTCTGTGTACTCGCCGGCGCCGGAACGGGAAAGACCCGCACCATCACGCACCGGATCGCCCAGCTGATCGCCGGCGGTCACGTCGCGGCCGGTCAGGTGCTGGCCGTCACGTTCACCCAGCGGGCGGCGGGGGAGATGCGCTCGAGGTTGCGGATGATCGATGCCGCCGCGGGCACGGATACGACCGTCGGCGCGGTCTCGGCTCTCACGTTCCACGCGGCCGCCCACCGGCAGCTGCGGTATTTCTGGCCGCGGGTGGTCGGCGACACCGGGTGGCAGCTGCTGGACAGCAAGTTCGCCGTCGTCGCCCGGGCGGCCAGCCGCGCCCGGATCAACGCCAGCACCGACGACGTGCGCGACCTGGCCGGCGAGATCGAGTGGGCCAAAGCGTCGCTGATCGGGCCCGAGGAATACCCGGCCGCGGTGGCAGCCGCCGCGCGCGACATCCCCTTGGACGCCGCACGGGTCGCCACCGTCTACACGGCCTACGAGGCGCTCAAGGCCCGCGGCGACAACCTCACCCTGCTCGACTTCGACGACCTGCTGCTGCACACCGCGGCCGCAATCGAGAACGATCCCGCGGTGGCCGAGGAGTTCCGGGACCGCTACCGCTGCTTTGTCGTCGATGAATACCAGGACGTCACGCCGCTGCAGCAGCGGGTGCTCGCGGCGTGGCTCGGCGATCGGGACGACCTGACGGTGGTGGGCGACGCCAACCAGACCATCTATTCGTTCACCGGGGCCTCGCCGCGGTTCCTGCTCGACTTCTCCCGCCGGTTCCCCGATGCCACCGTGGTGCGCCTGGAGCGCGACTACCGCTCCACCCCGCAGGTTGTGTCGTTGGCCAACCAGGTGATCGCCGCGGCCCGCGGCCGGGTCGCCGGCAGCAAGTTGCACCTGGTGGGTCAGCGGGCGCCCGGTCCGGCGCCGTCCTTTCACGAGCACCCGGACGAACCGGCCGAGGCCGCCGCGGTCGCGGCGTCGATCAAGCGGCTCATCGAATCCGGGACCCCGCCGTCGGAGATCGCGGTGCTCTACCGGGTCAACGCGCAGTCGGAGATCTACGAGGAGGCGTTGACGGACGCCGGGATCGCCTATCAGGTGCGCGGCGGCGAGGGTTTCTTCAACCGCCAGGAGATCAAGCAGGCCCTGCTGGCGCTGCACCGGGCCGCCGAGCGCGGTGCCGAAGGGCCGTTACCCGATGTGGTCCGGGCGATCCTGGAACCGCTGGGGCTGACGGCCGAGGAACCCGTCGGCACCCGCGCCCGGGAGCGCTGGGAGGCGCTGACCGCGCTGGCCGAGCTGGTCGACGACGAGGTGGCGCAGCGTCCGCAGCTGGAACTCCCTGGGCTGGTGGCCGAGCTGCGGACGCGGGCCGACTCGCGGCACCCACCGGTGGTGCAGGGTGTCGCGCTGGCGTCGCTGCACGCCGCCAAGGGACTCGAGTGGGACGCGGTATTTCTGGTCGGCCTGGCCGACGGCACGCTGCCCATCTCGCACGCGTTGGCGCACGGCGCCGAGAGCGAAGCCGTCGAGGAGGAGCGGCGGCTGCTCTACGTCGGAATCACTAGGGCCCGAATACATTTGGAGCTCAGTTGGGCGCTGGCCCGCCGCCCGGGTGGACGCCAGGGCCGCAAGCCGTCGCGCTTCCTCAACGGCATCGCGCCCCAGGCGCGGGCCGACGCGGCGCCGAACAAGTCCCGGCGCAACCGGGGCACCGCGACCCGCTGCCGGATCTGCAACAACAACCTGACCACCCCGGCGGCCATCATGCTTCGGCGCTGCGAGACCTGCGCCGGCGACATCGACGAGGACTTGCTGGTGCGGCTCAAGGCCTGGCGGCTGGACATCGCCAAGGAGCAGAAGGTGCCCGCCTACGTGGTCTTCACCGACAACACGCTGATCGCCATCGCCGAGCTGCGGCCCGGCGACGAGGACGCGCTGATCGCGATTCCGGGCATCGGCGCCCGCAAGCTGGAGCAGTACGGCCCCGACGTGTTGGAACTGGTCCGCGGGCGCTGA
- the nudC gene encoding NAD(+) diphosphatase, translating into MAIADFQLRSVPLLSRVGADRADQLRTDVEAATAGWADAALLRVDSRNQVLVADGRVVLGPAAEVGDKPPSEAVFLGRLEDGRHVWGIRGALQAPDDPAAHAEVVNLRSLGPIFDDTSSQLVSAAVALLNWHEKARFSSVDGSPTRPARAGWSRINPVTGHEEFPRIDPAVICLVHDGGDRAVLARQAVWPERMFSLLAGFVEAGESFEVCVAREIREEIGLTVRDVRYLGSQPWPFPRSLMVGFHAVADPAEEFSFNDGEIAEAAWFTRDEVRTALAAGDWSSSSESNLLLPGSISIARVIIESWAAID; encoded by the coding sequence ATGGCGATCGCGGACTTTCAGCTGCGCAGCGTCCCGCTGCTGTCGCGGGTGGGCGCCGACCGCGCCGATCAGCTGCGCACCGACGTCGAGGCCGCCACCGCCGGCTGGGCGGACGCGGCACTGCTGCGGGTGGATTCGCGCAACCAGGTGCTGGTCGCCGACGGCCGGGTGGTGCTCGGCCCCGCCGCCGAAGTGGGCGACAAGCCGCCGTCGGAGGCGGTGTTTCTGGGGCGCCTCGAGGACGGCCGCCACGTCTGGGGCATCCGCGGCGCGCTGCAGGCTCCGGACGACCCGGCCGCGCATGCCGAGGTGGTGAACCTGCGCAGTCTCGGCCCCATCTTCGACGACACCAGCAGCCAGCTGGTGTCCGCGGCCGTCGCGCTGCTGAATTGGCATGAGAAGGCACGCTTCAGCTCGGTGGACGGTTCGCCGACAAGGCCGGCCCGGGCGGGCTGGTCGCGCATCAACCCGGTGACCGGTCACGAGGAGTTCCCGCGTATCGACCCGGCGGTGATCTGCCTCGTCCACGACGGCGGTGACCGCGCGGTGCTGGCCCGCCAGGCGGTGTGGCCGGAGCGGATGTTCTCACTGCTGGCCGGATTCGTCGAGGCCGGTGAGTCTTTCGAGGTGTGCGTCGCCCGGGAGATCCGCGAGGAGATCGGGCTGACCGTCCGCGACGTGCGCTACCTGGGCAGTCAGCCGTGGCCGTTCCCGCGCTCGCTGATGGTCGGCTTCCACGCCGTCGCCGACCCGGCCGAAGAATTCTCGTTCAACGACGGCGAGATCGCCGAGGCGGCGTGGTTCACCCGCGACGAGGTGCGCACTGCGCTGGCGGCCGGGGACTGGTCCAGCTCGTCGGAGTCGAATCTGCTTCTGCCGGGGTCGATCTCGATCGCCCGCGTGATCATCGAATCCTGGGCCGCGATCGACTGA